In one window of Pseudanabaena sp. PCC 6802 DNA:
- a CDS encoding high light inducible protein — MNSGYTINNEGVLNNYAIEPRMYIDETNRAGFTEFAEKLNGRLAMIGFVSLLATEAITGHGLIWWLTNI; from the coding sequence ATGAACAGCGGTTACACGATTAACAACGAAGGGGTGCTCAACAACTATGCGATCGAGCCTCGCATGTATATTGATGAAACTAACCGAGCTGGATTCACAGAATTTGCCGAAAAATTAAACGGTCGCCTTGCCATGATTGGCTTCGTCTCTCTACTAGCCACCGAAGCAATCACGGGACATGGATTGATCTGGTGGTTGACCAACATCTAG
- a CDS encoding chromophore lyase CpcT/CpeT produces the protein MMATSINPANAQSNDLVTLARWMAGDFSNAKQCFANPKDYAHIHVLFRPLPFEFFNGIGFYSEQVYDYDLWNPYRQGVHRLVDLGDRIYIENYALKDAFRYAGAARELSILRTIAPDSLERRQHCSMIFRREGILFRGEVEPGNSCLIEKQGRQTYLVSEVEISESTWVSLDRGIDINTHEQVWGSEFGSLRFEKRESFANEVADIL, from the coding sequence ATGATGGCTACTTCAATTAATCCTGCTAATGCTCAATCGAACGATCTAGTAACTCTGGCGCGATGGATGGCAGGGGATTTCAGCAATGCCAAGCAGTGCTTTGCAAATCCCAAGGATTACGCCCATATCCACGTTCTATTTCGACCCTTGCCGTTTGAGTTTTTTAATGGAATTGGGTTTTATTCCGAGCAGGTCTACGACTACGATCTGTGGAATCCATATCGGCAGGGCGTACATCGTTTGGTAGATCTTGGCGATCGCATTTACATCGAAAACTACGCTCTGAAAGATGCCTTCAGGTATGCAGGGGCAGCGCGGGAGTTATCGATTCTGAGGACGATTGCGCCAGATTCTCTAGAGCGAAGGCAGCACTGCTCCATGATATTCAGGCGCGAAGGGATTTTATTCCGAGGCGAAGTCGAGCCTGGTAATAGCTGTTTAATTGAGAAGCAAGGTCGGCAGACCTATCTCGTGAGTGAGGTAGAGATATCGGAAAGTACGTGGGTCAGTTTAGATCGGGGCATAGACATCAATACGCACGAGCAGGTCTGGGGATCGGAGTTTGGTTCCCTACGATTTGAAAAACGGGAGAGCTTTGCCAATGAAGTCGCAGATATCCTATGA
- a CDS encoding phycobiliprotein lyase — MDITEFVERSIGCWRSQRSAHHLAFSHFEAVESIIDIVTVAPDDPEVIALCKDYDVDPQAAVSPFRMSWEGQSDWDDKEIKGTCVLVPLPDPLQPNRGKLLRDRGYAETIPSAGEYHITEDGTFVLVTSYERAAAEEKIWFVNPNVRCRVSLIKTSAGSGVVTASFSSEIRQDMKV, encoded by the coding sequence ATGGATATTACCGAGTTTGTGGAGCGTTCGATTGGGTGCTGGCGATCGCAACGCAGCGCCCATCATTTGGCTTTCAGCCATTTTGAAGCCGTAGAGTCGATTATTGATATTGTGACGGTCGCTCCAGACGATCCGGAAGTTATAGCGCTTTGTAAAGACTATGATGTTGACCCCCAAGCGGCGGTTTCTCCGTTTCGCATGAGTTGGGAAGGTCAGTCAGACTGGGATGACAAAGAAATCAAAGGTACTTGCGTACTGGTACCGCTCCCCGATCCATTACAACCGAATCGCGGCAAATTACTGCGCGATCGCGGCTACGCCGAGACAATTCCGTCGGCAGGAGAATATCACATCACTGAAGACGGAACTTTTGTACTCGTGACGAGTTACGAGCGTGCTGCTGCCGAAGAGAAAATCTGGTTTGTGAATCCCAACGTCCGTTGTCGAGTTTCATTGATTAAAACAAGTGCTGGCAGTGGTGTGGTGACGGCCTCGTTTTCCTCGGAAATTCGCCAGGATATGAAAGTATGA
- a CDS encoding phycobilisome rod-core linker polypeptide, which translates to MTLWIETDSIELRPNSSEEDIQTVIRAVYRQVLGNAHVMDNQRLTTAESQLRNGDITVRGFVSAVARSDLYRSLFFETSSPYRFIELNFKHFLGRAPQDQSEIAEHVQIYNNQGYEAEINSYIESEEYSANFGENAVPNARGSATQTGIKNVSFNRTFALTRGFAANDVGKSAKLIGDLGGNLPTKIVAPAAGSGSYSNTGKRFRIAVSKSSFGSRVTQSVTTFEVGYSQMSQKIQNIQKSGGKILSITEVA; encoded by the coding sequence GATATACAGACTGTAATTCGGGCAGTATATCGCCAGGTTTTGGGTAACGCTCATGTGATGGATAACCAAAGGCTAACCACTGCGGAATCTCAGCTTCGCAATGGCGATATCACGGTTAGGGGCTTTGTGAGTGCTGTAGCGCGCTCCGATCTATATCGTTCGCTGTTTTTTGAGACTTCTTCTCCCTATCGTTTTATCGAACTGAATTTTAAACATTTTTTAGGTCGCGCACCTCAAGATCAGTCTGAGATCGCCGAGCACGTGCAAATCTATAACAACCAGGGCTATGAAGCAGAGATTAACTCTTACATCGAAAGCGAGGAGTATTCTGCCAATTTTGGCGAGAATGCAGTACCTAACGCCCGTGGCAGCGCCACTCAGACTGGTATCAAGAATGTGAGCTTTAATCGCACGTTCGCTCTCACGCGCGGGTTCGCTGCTAATGATGTGGGCAAGTCAGCAAAACTGATCGGCGATTTGGGCGGTAATTTACCTACTAAGATTGTCGCACCTGCGGCTGGTTCTGGCTCTTACAGCAATACTGGCAAGCGTTTTCGCATTGCTGTCTCTAAATCTAGTTTTGGTTCTCGCGTGACGCAGAGCGTCACGACCTTTGAGGTGGGCTACAGCCAGATGTCCCAGAAGATTCAAAATATCCAAAAATCTGGCGGCAAGATTCTCAGTATTACTGAGGTTGCTTAA